From Deltaproteobacteria bacterium:
AATCCTGAATGGCATCAGGATCATTGTTTTGCAGATTCGTTTCAAAATCACTCAAAACTGTAAAGATATTCTCACCACCAGTAGGTGAAAAAATCTCATCGCCCGGAATGTTCATCTTAACGGTCAATCCTGGTGCAACTTCAACCGTACGTTGACCACTGTCCCCCTGGTAGACGCCGGCTGCTGTAAACGGCTCGCTGCCCGTCTTATAACCGCCAAAAACGAAACTACCCGATACCTGCGTATTGGCGAGACTCAGTAACTGTTCTTTGAGTTCGGTAACCTCGTAAGAGATGGCCATCCGGTCGCTTTCGCTTAGCGTTTCGTTGGCTGAGGAAATCATAAGCTCTTGAATTCGGCTAACGACCTGCACCGACTCAGCAATTGTCGACTCTGTTACGGAAAGCTCCTGCTCGGCAACCGATGCTACGCGGCCCATCGTATCTAAACGCGTAAGAGTCGATTCAAGCACGTTTACACGGCTTACGGCCAATGGATCACGCGGGTCAGCAGTCCCTTCCATCGCACGTGTAGCGGCCTCTTGAGCCTGCATTTGGCGACCCTTATTGACCATGACGCTCTGGTTGAGAGCGTTGAAAATCATGTTGTCAGTAACTCGTAGCATTTATGACTCCTACATCCCGATGAGGGTTTGAAGCATTTGGTCAACCGTAGTCATCACCTTGGAAGCACCCTGAAACGCCCGCTGATATTTACTGAGACTCATCATCTCTTCTTCAATTGATACACCACTGTGAGATTCTCGGAGCTGATCCAGCAGGTCTAGACGCTGCCCTGACCCTTCCTCTGCATGCAGTGCCTCACGGAGACTAAAAAGGTAGTTCGTTTGAAGTAAGTTGGCCGACTCTGAAAGCGTCTGTGTCCCAGAGCTAGCGATATTGGCCTGTTCAATCTGTGCCATCGCCAATGCACCAACACCGCTGCCTGGAGCATTTGCTGCTGAATCAGCCGCGGCCAAAAGGTCAACGTCGTCCTCGATATCTGCGTTTATCGTGATGGCTTCCGCTGCGCCCGAAACCTCGGTCATGGCATCAAATAAATTGGATCCAGCGTTTCCATCGAGGTCAAAGTTGGCCTCGTGAACAGCATTCGTCGCGTTTACAAGGTCGTAAGCAAATTCATCAAGCTCATTTTCACGGTCAGCTAAATCAACGTCGCGAAGCTGCAATAAGCCAGCAAGCTTTCCGCCAAGTCGGTCATTTACACTGAAGTCGACACCACTGTTTGTCCAAATGTCAAAGAAAGGAGAATCCACGACGCCATCACCGTCATCATCGCGGTTTCGCGCTTCAAGTGGAATCGTAGTGTCACGCTGCACCAAGTTAACACCGCCACCAAGCTGGATAGAGATGCTTCCATCTTCATCGTAGGTGGTTGTCGCCCCCATCAACTCGCCGAGGTCACGGGCCGCGTTATCGCGCTGGTCTTTGAGTTCATTGGCATCTTCACCGTAGGCCTCATTCTCGACGATTTCACGGTTCAGACGGCTTACGTCAGCGATTAGAACATTCACTTCACCCACAACACGACCGATTTCAATATTCGCATCTTCGCGGGCATCGGCAATTGTGTCATCGATTCTTTGGACCGCATTCACCAGGCTTTGGGTCGCCGTTAAGGTCTCGCCTCGCTGACTTGCCTCTTGTGGAAAAACTGAAAGCTCTCTCCAAGATGCAAAGAAACGGTCTAGAGTGGCACTTAGGCCAAACTCGCCCTGGTTCCCCACAACAGCCTCAACAGATTGCAACCCGGATGCTCTTGCATTCGAGTGACCTAGAGTTCCTTCTTGTGCATGGAGACGACGAGCCAAAAACTCGTCTGTATGTCGTCGGACTTTTGCGATTTCGATACCATAGGTACCGCTTCCGCGAGCCTTGACTTGAACTTCTTGTCGGTGAAAACCCTCTGTGTTCACATTGGCAATGTTATGCCCTGTGACCGCGATTCCCGCTTGATGGGAAACAAGGGTATTGAGACCCACGCCTAACGCGTCGTATAAACCACCCATAGAAACCACCTTCACCCAACAACGCTTGGAACTTCAATGTTCCAAT
This genomic window contains:
- the flgL gene encoding flagellar hook-associated protein FlgL is translated as MLRVTDNMIFNALNQSVMVNKGRQMQAQEAATRAMEGTADPRDPLAVSRVNVLESTLTRLDTMGRVASVAEQELSVTESTIAESVQVVSRIQELMISSANETLSESDRMAISYEVTELKEQLLSLANTQVSGSFVFGGYKTGSEPFTAAGVYQGDSGQRTVEVAPGLTVKMNIPGDEIFSPTGGENIFTVLSDFETNLQNNDPDAIQDSIGAIADSHKQLINAQSTAGINLKTVLSGKDLRTEIEANVLQQKAAVVDADPHEAFTNFTETQYGLQAALAQAQKIISSLDSGFR
- the flgK gene encoding flagellar hook-associated protein FlgK, which gives rise to MGGLYDALGVGLNTLVSHQAGIAVTGHNIANVNTEGFHRQEVQVKARGSGTYGIEIAKVRRHTDEFLARRLHAQEGTLGHSNARASGLQSVEAVVGNQGEFGLSATLDRFFASWRELSVFPQEASQRGETLTATQSLVNAVQRIDDTIADAREDANIEIGRVVGEVNVLIADVSRLNREIVENEAYGEDANELKDQRDNAARDLGELMGATTTYDEDGSISIQLGGGVNLVQRDTTIPLEARNRDDDGDGVVDSPFFDIWTNSGVDFSVNDRLGGKLAGLLQLRDVDLADRENELDEFAYDLVNATNAVHEANFDLDGNAGSNLFDAMTEVSGAAEAITINADIEDDVDLLAAADSAANAPGSGVGALAMAQIEQANIASSGTQTLSESANLLQTNYLFSLREALHAEEGSGQRLDLLDQLRESHSGVSIEEEMMSLSKYQRAFQGASKVMTTVDQMLQTLIGM